In Sulfuricurvum sp., the following proteins share a genomic window:
- a CDS encoding Rrf2 family transcriptional regulator, whose translation MHFSKTTEYAIRVLSYLHRYSDTSHSVNVLHQELNLPYKYLTKMMTELVKKGLVSASRGREGGLTLAKSADSIRLCDILEAIGEPLESEHCILGFEKCDASNPCALHDQWSRPKELIETMLTTTTLASLINNKETKL comes from the coding sequence ATGCATTTTTCAAAAACTACCGAATACGCTATCCGAGTGTTATCGTATCTACACCGTTACTCAGACACGTCCCACTCGGTTAATGTTTTGCATCAAGAGCTTAACCTACCCTATAAATATCTCACAAAGATGATGACCGAACTGGTAAAAAAAGGACTGGTCAGCGCTTCACGCGGCCGTGAGGGGGGATTAACTCTTGCCAAAAGCGCCGATTCCATCCGTTTATGCGATATTCTCGAAGCGATCGGGGAACCGCTTGAGTCGGAGCACTGTATTTTGGGATTTGAAAAATGTGACGCGTCCAATCCCTGCGCTTTACACGATCAGTGGTCACGGCCAAAAGAGCTTATTGAAACTATGTTGACAACGACTACCCTAGCCTCTCTTATCAACAATAAAGAGACAAAATTATAA
- a CDS encoding ABC transporter permease: MINLAQRDISHSLGKFITTALGVGMLIGVMLIMLGVYRGMVHDAMIVPNDLKADLWVVQKDTLGPFAESSRLHEDLKYALSGFTGVEKVYPLTFQSLQIIQNKKPIRVYALGYESLSGFTPFRLVEGRAISIAHQEIIVDIKTGFKLGDSISLGRNTYRVVGLTKKAVSSGGDPMIYLDLSEAQELQFLFSNEQIRNDRFRGGEASATAMVNTFVLKVKKGFDPIAVAQEIKRWKHQEVYTEEEQASILTTNLIERSAKQIGMFTVILLIVSSVIISLIIYTMTMGKIKEIAILKLIGAPNSVITRMIGQQSLLLGGIAFIGGNIFAHASADIFPKTIVLFYSDAAKLFVVVIIISILASLSGIRSALNVDPASAIGG; the protein is encoded by the coding sequence ATGATCAATTTGGCACAGCGTGATATTTCCCACTCTCTGGGAAAATTCATTACGACCGCATTAGGTGTAGGGATGCTCATCGGTGTTATGCTGATTATGCTCGGGGTATATCGCGGAATGGTGCATGACGCGATGATCGTCCCCAATGATCTGAAGGCCGATTTGTGGGTTGTCCAAAAAGATACATTGGGACCATTTGCTGAAAGCTCCCGTTTACATGAAGATCTAAAATACGCGTTGAGCGGATTTACAGGAGTTGAAAAGGTTTATCCACTCACATTTCAGAGTCTTCAGATCATTCAAAATAAAAAGCCGATACGGGTATATGCACTGGGGTATGAATCATTAAGCGGTTTTACCCCTTTTCGTCTCGTCGAGGGGAGGGCAATATCGATTGCTCATCAGGAAATCATTGTTGATATAAAAACCGGATTTAAACTCGGAGATTCCATCTCTTTAGGGCGCAATACCTATAGGGTTGTCGGTCTTACCAAAAAAGCAGTCTCATCAGGAGGGGACCCGATGATTTATCTGGATCTCTCTGAAGCGCAAGAACTACAGTTTTTATTTAGCAATGAACAAATCCGCAATGACCGTTTCAGAGGTGGAGAAGCATCAGCTACTGCTATGGTCAATACATTTGTCTTAAAGGTTAAAAAAGGATTTGATCCCATAGCTGTAGCGCAAGAAATAAAGCGGTGGAAACATCAGGAAGTCTATACCGAAGAAGAACAGGCCTCGATTCTCACGACGAATTTGATTGAACGTTCTGCGAAGCAGATAGGGATGTTTACCGTTATTTTACTCATTGTTTCTTCGGTGATTATCTCACTAATCATTTATACGATGACCATGGGAAAAATAAAAGAGATTGCTATTTTGAAACTGATCGGAGCTCCCAACAGTGTCATTACTAGAATGATTGGACAGCAGTCACTGCTTCTGGGGGGGATCGCTTTTATAGGCGGGAATATTTTTGCACATGCGAGTGCCGATATCTTTCCAAAGACGATTGTCCTTTTCTATTCGGATGCAGCCAAACTTTTTGTTGTGGTTATCATCATCAGTATACTAGCCTCTCTTTCCGGGATACGTTCGGCACTGAATGTTGATCCTGCCAGTGCGATCGGGGGATAA
- a CDS encoding HPP family protein, with the protein MNKNSIHNVKKNLLDRFTESVIPGIGAFFGLSFIGLIAQSVHQMLIIAPFGATAVLLYSAPESQFSKPWNVLVSYLLSTIIGFLILRYSNGQWLAIGGGFGIVIILMHVFKAIHPPAGANFLIVTQGHITFYLLWPLFIGLITLVIIGIGLHKIRKKITIR; encoded by the coding sequence TTGAATAAAAATTCTATACATAATGTCAAAAAAAATCTACTTGACCGTTTTACAGAGAGTGTAATTCCTGGAATAGGTGCTTTTTTTGGGCTCTCTTTTATCGGGTTAATTGCTCAATCGGTTCATCAAATGCTCATTATAGCCCCATTTGGGGCGACTGCTGTTCTCCTTTACAGCGCACCGGAAAGCCAGTTTTCGAAGCCATGGAATGTTTTAGTGAGTTACTTGCTATCAACGATCATCGGTTTTTTGATTTTGCGTTACAGCAACGGTCAATGGCTTGCTATCGGCGGGGGATTTGGTATTGTCATTATACTGATGCATGTATTTAAAGCAATCCATCCGCCTGCAGGAGCCAATTTCTTAATCGTCACGCAAGGGCATATAACCTTTTATTTATTGTGGCCGCTTTTTATCGGTCTAATAACGTTGGTTATTATCGGGATTGGCTTGCATAAAATACGAAAAAAAATAACAATTCGATAG
- a CDS encoding cytochrome C oxidase subunit IV family protein, with protein MKKTFEVVLSVLILLSIFAYLVGYLKLVSSSLVAVLLVSTFLKGQLVIDYFMGLKEVKFKYRIIPTLWLSVVLSLVAVAYYLPLGKL; from the coding sequence ATGAAAAAGACATTTGAAGTCGTTTTGTCGGTTCTGATATTGCTGTCAATTTTTGCTTATTTAGTGGGATATCTAAAACTAGTGAGTTCATCTCTTGTGGCTGTTTTACTCGTGAGTACGTTCTTAAAAGGACAATTGGTGATTGACTATTTTATGGGGCTAAAAGAGGTTAAGTTTAAATATAGAATTATTCCTACGCTTTGGCTCAGTGTTGTATTGTCTTTGGTTGCTGTAGCTTATTATTTGCCACTTGGTAAATTATAA
- a CDS encoding ABC transporter ATP-binding protein codes for MKRSIIRLEQIHKTYGNGDSAVTAIKEANFEVYSGETVALLGPSGSGKTTLITMIGCITEPSGGKLFLDNELIYDQKWQVKDTRRIRRENIGFIFQSHNLIPFLNVLENVTLVPQMNKITKNKADTHAKELLDYLGVGDKLEKMPSQLSGGQSQRVAIARSLANNPKIILADEPTAALDSERALSVMQLLKKLSIEQDVAIIVVTHDERMLPLFDRILRVEDGRVYEETKER; via the coding sequence ATGAAACGCTCTATTATACGGTTGGAACAGATTCATAAAACCTATGGAAATGGGGATAGTGCCGTTACAGCGATTAAAGAGGCCAATTTTGAAGTTTATTCGGGTGAAACGGTCGCATTGCTCGGTCCCAGCGGTTCCGGGAAAACTACATTGATTACGATGATCGGATGTATTACGGAACCCTCAGGCGGGAAGCTATTTTTGGATAATGAGCTGATATATGATCAAAAATGGCAGGTAAAGGATACTCGACGGATTCGTCGTGAAAATATCGGCTTTATTTTTCAATCGCACAATTTGATACCGTTTCTAAATGTCTTGGAAAATGTGACATTGGTTCCGCAAATGAATAAAATTACCAAAAACAAGGCCGATACGCATGCCAAAGAGCTCTTGGATTATTTAGGAGTAGGCGATAAACTAGAGAAAATGCCTTCACAGCTTTCAGGGGGGCAGAGTCAACGTGTGGCGATCGCCCGTTCGTTGGCAAATAATCCAAAAATAATTTTAGCGGACGAACCCACTGCGGCGTTGGACTCCGAACGGGCGCTGTCGGTTATGCAGCTGTTGAAAAAACTCTCTATCGAGCAGGATGTAGCGATTATTGTCGTTACCCATGATGAACGGATGCTGCCGTTGTTTGACCGGATTTTACGCGTTGAAGATGGACGTGTTTATGAAGAGACAAAAGAGAGATGA
- a CDS encoding CbbQ/NirQ/NorQ/GpvN family protein, whose translation MSKMYYLPQGNEVELFKAAAGMNLPILIKGPTGCGKTRFIEAMGEELDRAVYTVVCHDDLSAADLVGRHLIDENGTYWQDGPLTKAVRNGGICYLDEIIEARKDTTVILHSLADYRRVLPIDRTGEVIEAHPDFMLVVSYNPGYQNVLKGMKPSTKQRFISLSFDYPKAEIETKVILQESGIDPEIAEKLVAIAGEIRQLSDSDIQEAVSTRLLIYAAKLIAKGFDPYQACIHSIVESLSDEEDVLEVLEKLISLHFKKSLHV comes from the coding sequence AGGCCGCTGCAGGAATGAATCTTCCCATTTTAATCAAAGGTCCGACCGGATGCGGTAAAACGCGGTTTATCGAAGCGATGGGCGAAGAGTTGGATCGCGCGGTCTATACCGTAGTGTGTCATGATGATCTCAGTGCAGCGGATTTGGTAGGGCGACATCTAATCGATGAGAATGGAACCTACTGGCAAGACGGACCGTTGACAAAGGCAGTGCGCAACGGAGGGATCTGCTATCTGGACGAGATCATAGAGGCTCGAAAAGATACGACGGTCATTCTCCATTCATTGGCGGATTACCGTCGTGTGCTGCCGATTGACCGAACGGGGGAGGTAATCGAAGCTCATCCGGATTTTATGCTCGTCGTATCCTATAACCCCGGGTATCAAAATGTGTTAAAAGGGATGAAACCCAGTACGAAACAGCGGTTTATCTCACTCAGTTTTGATTATCCGAAAGCGGAGATTGAAACAAAAGTCATTCTCCAAGAGAGCGGTATTGATCCCGAAATAGCTGAAAAACTGGTCGCCATAGCCGGTGAAATCCGTCAGCTGAGCGACAGCGACATCCAAGAAGCGGTATCGACACGATTGCTCATCTATGCCGCAAAATTGATTGCAAAAGGGTTTGACCCCTATCAAGCGTGTATCCACTCCATTGTAGAATCTCTCAGCGATGAAGAGGATGTTTTAGAAGTGCTTGAGAAACTTATTTCGCTGCATTTTAAAAAAAGTTTGCATGTCTAA
- a CDS encoding efflux RND transporter periplasmic adaptor subunit yields MMFANIKPVLIGIGAAVILGGLGYTKVYLPKVTYDSVLAKEGNLTENVNGVGTLEAKEIILLAPKSTSKIGALYVDEGDHVKRGAVLARMELSDLAGNKIESAALIDKSHSQMGSQKALIDDLTAKKELSDATLKRYRTLIKGGFVTQAELDGAEAQARSANALLVSAQENLAQSVHEVQRAEGSLSALNAKINDLSLSSPIDGIVVSREAEVGSTVGAGMAILRIANPKTVWVKAYIDERQSGLLRVGQKGFVTLRSTHKRKWPAVVSRIGVESDRITEERVVYLTLQETPEPLYLAEQAEVEIIIANYSNALILPAEAIVYNEDNSGVWMSDNGKAVFHPVYVLGHNSDGNVAISGLEKGSRVILIGNRPMKTGDKVRL; encoded by the coding sequence ATGATGTTTGCAAACATTAAGCCGGTATTGATCGGTATCGGTGCAGCGGTTATCCTCGGAGGCTTGGGTTATACCAAGGTATATCTTCCTAAAGTGACGTATGACTCGGTGTTAGCGAAAGAGGGGAATCTGACCGAAAATGTCAACGGAGTCGGAACACTGGAGGCCAAAGAGATTATACTTCTCGCTCCTAAAAGTACCTCAAAAATCGGGGCACTTTATGTCGACGAAGGGGATCATGTCAAGAGAGGGGCCGTATTGGCACGAATGGAACTCTCCGATTTGGCAGGAAATAAAATCGAAAGTGCGGCTCTTATCGATAAAAGCCACTCGCAAATGGGTTCTCAAAAAGCCCTTATCGATGATTTAACGGCCAAAAAAGAGTTGAGCGATGCAACCTTGAAGCGTTATCGAACTCTGATAAAGGGAGGCTTTGTGACACAGGCTGAGCTCGATGGTGCTGAGGCACAAGCTCGCAGTGCCAATGCCCTTTTGGTGAGTGCACAGGAGAATTTGGCGCAGTCGGTACATGAGGTACAAAGAGCAGAGGGATCGTTAAGCGCACTCAATGCCAAAATCAATGATCTCTCCCTCTCTTCTCCTATCGACGGAATTGTTGTTTCTCGCGAAGCGGAAGTCGGAAGTACGGTGGGGGCAGGCATGGCCATATTACGAATCGCAAATCCTAAGACAGTGTGGGTAAAAGCGTATATTGATGAGCGCCAAAGCGGGTTACTGCGAGTAGGGCAAAAGGGATTTGTTACCCTTCGTTCGACACATAAGCGCAAATGGCCGGCGGTTGTGAGCCGAATAGGTGTCGAGAGCGATCGAATAACGGAAGAACGTGTTGTTTATCTCACACTGCAGGAGACCCCTGAACCGCTATATCTTGCCGAACAAGCCGAAGTGGAGATTATTATCGCCAATTATTCTAATGCTCTGATTCTCCCTGCAGAAGCTATTGTCTATAATGAGGATAATTCAGGAGTTTGGATGTCGGATAACGGCAAAGCGGTGTTCCATCCGGTATATGTTCTTGGACATAACAGCGATGGCAATGTGGCCATTTCTGGACTGGAGAAAGGGAGCCGTGTCATTTTGATCGGAAACCGCCCCATGAAAACAGGAGACAAGGTTCGTCTATGA
- a CDS encoding TolC family protein, which translates to MQRILFYLTFSITMHASVLSVEDAVAMALKNHPDAYAASMRYESAKADSRSIQAALRPRIDLNGEYFPTKTFVMPANGVFSTRQNDAFHADISASYTLWDFGRTRDRYHASLSSEEESGANKETIQNALIEQVWFQYYSLGYIASVIDTAELSVRFYQAQLNQATGMRQAGLKTLADESRFKASLMEAEERLRAAHAAWDKTQNALGLLIGSNEKFTVDNNDLKKRALEIPSIAQSENLRADMSASNPQLAALRAKIEHSKALFDAQNKESYGTVSIVGSYGYDNSLSSYDSSQLGIRGTIPLYDGRKLSADAEKSKIALDIAHKEYESAEKALWQELYSSYRDFNRADETIAAKDGVIDANQKALALSEGRYAQGLATYVDVLESQNALDNARIEYAEANFLKIQAWAHIQRLLNKGCENDVCKH; encoded by the coding sequence ATGCAGCGGATTCTTTTTTATTTAACCTTTAGTATCACTATGCATGCGTCAGTATTGAGCGTCGAAGATGCCGTTGCGATGGCATTAAAAAACCATCCTGACGCATATGCCGCATCGATGCGGTATGAGAGTGCCAAAGCTGATTCCCGCAGCATTCAAGCGGCGTTGCGTCCCCGCATAGATCTAAACGGTGAATATTTTCCGACAAAAACATTTGTAATGCCCGCAAACGGCGTTTTTTCGACACGCCAAAATGATGCGTTTCATGCCGATATCAGTGCATCATATACATTATGGGATTTTGGACGGACGAGAGATCGTTACCATGCATCTTTGAGCAGTGAAGAGGAATCCGGCGCCAATAAAGAGACGATTCAAAATGCTCTGATTGAGCAGGTATGGTTTCAGTATTACTCTTTGGGGTATATCGCTTCGGTGATTGATACCGCAGAACTATCGGTCCGTTTTTATCAGGCACAGCTCAATCAAGCAACAGGCATGCGTCAGGCGGGATTGAAAACATTAGCGGATGAATCACGGTTCAAAGCCTCATTAATGGAAGCTGAAGAGCGTCTTAGAGCTGCCCATGCCGCCTGGGATAAAACACAAAACGCCTTAGGACTTCTGATCGGAAGCAATGAGAAGTTTACTGTCGATAACAATGATTTGAAAAAGCGCGCTTTAGAGATACCATCGATAGCACAGAGTGAAAACCTCCGTGCGGATATGAGTGCTTCTAACCCTCAGCTCGCTGCGCTAAGAGCTAAGATAGAGCATTCTAAAGCTCTGTTTGATGCCCAAAATAAAGAATCTTACGGGACGGTATCGATTGTAGGTTCTTACGGATATGACAACTCTCTCTCCTCATATGACAGTTCTCAACTGGGGATTCGAGGGACTATTCCCCTCTATGATGGGAGAAAATTATCGGCGGATGCGGAAAAAAGCAAAATTGCTTTGGATATTGCACACAAAGAATATGAGAGCGCTGAAAAAGCTCTATGGCAAGAGTTATACAGTTCTTATCGTGATTTCAACCGTGCCGATGAGACAATCGCCGCCAAAGACGGAGTCATCGATGCAAACCAAAAGGCATTAGCGCTCTCGGAAGGTCGGTATGCACAAGGTTTGGCAACGTATGTGGATGTTTTGGAATCGCAAAATGCGTTAGATAATGCCCGTATCGAGTATGCGGAAGCAAATTTTCTGAAAATACAAGCTTGGGCGCACATACAGCGTTTATTGAATAAGGGGTGTGAAAATGATGTTTGCAAACATTAA
- a CDS encoding cytochrome c oxidase subunit 3: protein MSKALTLKRSYLPGDFAIWIVIYVELLTFGLFFVGYAFSRRLNVQMFNDSQLFLNKTAGFIDTLILITSSYFIVKAIQRIKNSKENDIHISSDVASKWLLATMVFGGIFLINKLLEFSAIFSQGFSLSTNTFFMFYLLLTMFHFMHVLLGTIIIFTIRQKVKILGYSSTDYTGMETGAVYWHLVDLLWIVLFALIYIMR, encoded by the coding sequence ATGTCTAAAGCTCTAACCTTAAAACGTTCCTATCTGCCTGGAGATTTTGCCATTTGGATCGTTATCTATGTCGAACTGTTGACGTTTGGACTGTTCTTTGTCGGATATGCTTTTTCACGAAGGCTTAATGTTCAAATGTTTAATGATTCACAGCTATTTTTGAATAAAACAGCGGGATTTATCGATACCCTTATTTTAATCACCAGCAGTTATTTTATTGTAAAAGCGATTCAACGTATTAAAAACTCGAAAGAAAATGATATCCATATTTCCTCCGATGTCGCTTCTAAATGGCTGTTAGCCACAATGGTATTCGGGGGAATTTTTTTGATCAATAAACTCTTGGAATTTTCCGCTATATTTTCCCAAGGGTTTAGCCTGAGTACCAATACGTTTTTTATGTTTTATCTTCTTCTTACGATGTTTCATTTCATGCATGTGCTTTTGGGAACCATCATTATCTTTACGATTCGCCAAAAAGTAAAAATCTTAGGATACAGTTCGACCGATTATACGGGTATGGAAACAGGAGCCGTGTATTGGCATTTGGTTGATTTGCTATGGATTGTCCTCTTCGCCCTCATCTATATCATGCGATAA